Genomic DNA from Alkalihalobacterium alkalinitrilicum:
TTTGTAGTTCATTAAATCGATAAGGGTGCCCCTGTCCCAAATACCAAATAATCACGATTTTCCACTTTCCACTAATCACTGAAAGTGTTAACTCTTTTTCACAATTAAAATCTCCTTTTTCTATCTTTTCTCTTATTTCTTTTCTTAAAATCTCTGCCATATTATTACCTCATATTTTCTTTAAATTTACCCTTAATCTAAATGAAGAACAGTCAATGCATGTTCAATTTCATCCTTTGTATTTTTATATCTCCATTGGTTCGCATATCCTAAACTACTACAAATATACTCGGTTTCTTTCACTTTTACCTTTTTACGAAAATGTACATGGCCACATAAAGCATAACGGACATTATGGTTACTCACTAACTGTTCATAATCTTTACTACCAAGGAAAGCGTTAAAATAATCCCATATACGATGGGGAGTTGGAACTGTAAACAGATGATGAGAAACTACATGCGTACAAAAAATGATGTTTTTATTTTTACACCTCAATAATTGTTCTTGAAAGCGTTCCATAAAAAATTGATGTATATCTACTGAATGAGTGGCCCAGTCAGTATATTCTTTATCTTGCCACGTACTTCCTTTCATTTTCATATTCATAAAATCCTGAATTTGATATTTTGCATAATTCCCAAAACTAAAATCATACCATCCGATATCGCCAATTATGACCCATTTATCATTTAATTGTTGAGGACCATTTGCTAAATTTCGTTGATTCGCCTTTAAATCATTGTAAATATCCCATGTTCTTTTGCCAGGATAGTGAATATTCCAAAGATCGTGGTTTCCTGCTACAAAATAACATGGTATGTTTAGATCATGTTCTATCTTATCAATGGTAGCTAACGTT
This window encodes:
- a CDS encoding metallophosphoesterase, with translation MKLGFIADLHLDINEKRKRGDVLDVFLEEIAKQQLEAICIGGDISNDYKETLATIDKIEHDLNIPCYFVAGNHDLWNIHYPGKRTWDIYNDLKANQRNLANGPQQLNDKWVIIGDIGWYDFSFGNYAKYQIQDFMNMKMKGSTWQDKEYTDWATHSVDIHQFFMERFQEQLLRCKNKNIIFCTHVVSHHLFTVPTPHRIWDYFNAFLGSKDYEQLVSNHNVRYALCGHVHFRKKVKVKETEYICSSLGYANQWRYKNTKDEIEHALTVLHLD